Genomic window (Sulfuricurvum sp. IAE1):
AAAGTATATTAAATTGATAGAATTTTGCACCATAACTTTTTAGAGGAGTTTGCATGGAAAATTTACCGCCCGGAAAAATGTTGGATCAGCATGATGTTGTCGATTTCATATTAACCCGCTTTGAAAAAGGGGCGAAGTGCTTCGACGGAGACTGGTGGGGAGGTTCGCATATCCCAGTGTCGGGGTCAGAGCACGGTTTCGATGTTCAAGTGTTTTTTGAGGGTGCAGGCGACGGCACATATAATGCTGTTGCCTACGCATACAAAAATAAAGAGTGTGACGTTGACATTGACAATATCTTGGTCAATAAATTTCCCCTCACTTTTTGGATCGAAGTTTTTCGCGAAGATGATTCCGCGTGGGGATTCAAAGTAAAAATTCAAGAGGGCAGCATTTTATCATCCGGCGACGGGATACAAAGCGAGTTGGCAGCTCACCAGGAAGCCGTGAAGATGTTTCGAGAGAGTGGATGGGCGCAGTGCCCTCTTCTTTCTGGCACGATTTCTTGATTTGGCCTGCTATGTTAGAATGGCGTCAAGAAAACACACCGACAATAGGGGGCTAGGATGACCAAATCGGAACTGGCAGAGTTGTTGGGCATATCAAGGCAGGCTGTCGGGCAGCAGATTGCAGGAACGAGCAAGAAAAAAGAGTACATCCGAAAGATGATGAAGATATTATTGGGCCTGAAAAAAGACGAGGCCGAAAAAATACTTTCAAGCATCCCGCCTTCGGAATGTGCTGTCATGTTGACCGAAAAAGAGGTGTCTGAGCTTACCAAATATTCGATCAATACGCTAAGACAATACCGCTGCTCCGGCAAAGGACCGTCTTTTAACGTCGGGGAAGGTAAAAAAGGCCGAATTACCTATCTGCAAGAAGATGTTGAAAAGTGGCTCTCTGAGCAAAAACGTCGGCCAAAAAACTCAAAAATCAAAGATATGGATGGTTAGTATGTCCGATCAGATATTAATTGTCGCAGGTATAGTCTCGTTCATGTATGCAATCGTGTTTCTCGAAGTGTTTTTGCACGAGCTGGGACATTTCTTTGCGGCTAGGGCGTTTCGTGTGTCGGTCAAGGAAATTGTCTTTATTTCGGTGCAGCCAAAGGTCATTTATCAAGACCCCGGTGAGCCGATCAAAGATGGCCTTACTTATTTTCATGAAGCGCCTCGTGCCCACCAAAACGCCATCCTTATTGCCGGTCCCCTGTCGGGGTTGCTTGCGGCACCATTTGCGTATTTAATTATGCACACATACCCTGATAATGCCCTATCTTCAAAATCCCTC
Coding sequences:
- a CDS encoding helix-turn-helix domain-containing protein; translated protein: MTKSELAELLGISRQAVGQQIAGTSKKKEYIRKMMKILLGLKKDEAEKILSSIPPSECAVMLTEKEVSELTKYSINTLRQYRCSGKGPSFNVGEGKKGRITYLQEDVEKWLSEQKRRPKNSKIKDMDG
- a CDS encoding site-2 protease family protein, with the translated sequence MYAIVFLEVFLHELGHFFAARAFRVSVKEIVFISVQPKVIYQDPGEPIKDGLTYFHEAPRAHQNAILIAGPLSGLLAAPFAYLIMHTYPDNALSSKSLRSPSLS